The Mannheimia granulomatis sequence CAGGAGAATGTTATGCTTCGGATTATCCCTATTCCCGCCCTGTCTGATAATTACATTTGGGCGATTATCCAACACCAAGATTTGATTATTGTCGATCCTTCAGAAGCTAAACCTGTATTGGATTTTATCGCAAAAAATTCGTTAAATTTGACCGCTTGTTTGTTGACCCATAACCACCACGATCACACCGATGGCGTTCCAGAGATCCTGCAACATTACCCTAACTTGCCTGTTTACGGACCGGCAGAAGTAGCGGAATTTGCCAATAACATTGTTGCCCCAAACGAGAGCTTCAAGCTGTTTAGCTATGAAGTAAAGGTGATGGAAAGTGCTGGCCACACTGCGGGACATATCAGTTATTTGTTCGGTTACGATTATCTGTTTTGTGGAGACTCACTTTTTTCTGGTGGCTGCGGTCGGGTATTTACCGGCGATCATCAAGCCCAATTTGAAGCCCTGCAACGCTTTAAAGCCTTACCTGATTCGGTAAAAGTCTATCCTGCTCACGAATATACCCAAAGCAACTTGAAATTTGCAACCGCCGTTCTGCCGCAAAGCTGTGCATTAAGCGAATATCAGGATTATGTTGAGATTCTTCGCTCCCAACATAAACCGACCTTGCCTACTACAATCGGGCAAGAGATGAAGGTAAACCCCTTTATGCAAGCGGTCGATTTAGCTGAATTTATTGCACTTCGCCAACAAAAGGACAATTTTTAATCATTAGAGATTAGACTTTGGTTTAATATAAAAGAAAAGCAGCTGCCTTCTCCTTCTTGGCTGGTGATGATTAAATTAGCATTGTGTTGTTCTAATGCGTGTTTAACAATCGCTAGCCCTAAGCCACTGCCGCCAGTTTTTTTACTGCGAGATTCATCCACCCGATAAAAACGTTCGGTTAAATGCGGCAGGTGAATGTCGGGAATCCCGATACCATTATCTTTTACACTAAATTCCATTCCTTGTTCGCAAGGTTGCCAGTGAATTTCGATTCGGCACTCTTTGCCTGAATGTTTAATTGCATTATAAATTAAGTTAGATACCACACTATGCAGTTGATCTTGGTTGCCCCATATCTCAATATTAGGGATAACATTAAAACTAATTTGGTGATTATAAGTATTTAAAATTTCAGCTTCTGTTTGTAGTGATAATATCATCGCTGACATATTAAATAGTTTGTGTTCTTTATTCGATGAGGTCTCAATTTTTGCCAATAAGTTGAGCTGTTCTAATAAATGTGTCATTCGAAAGCTCTGTTCTTGCATGGCTTTTATCGCTTTTTGTTGCAACACAGTTTGTTTGGGACTATCTTCAAGTATTTCTAGATAGCCTTGTAATATCGTAAGCGGAGTTCTTAATTCGTGATTAATATTACTTAAAAAGGTTTGGCGTGAACGTAGTAATTTAATCATTTCGGTAATATCACGCCCAATAATTAATAAGGTTTGCGGATCGTATTGATGGATATGAATTTCAATATAACGTTTATTATATGTAAATAATACAAGTGGTCGATTCTTTTTTCTCTGTGCAAAATAATG is a genomic window containing:
- the phoR gene encoding phosphate regulon sensor histidine kinase PhoR is translated as MKKLLNFLLELIAAVVTAFIFSLFGLAFSTWLIVILLGLLIWHHVTEYKLLQMLNPKTDKVTELMNLESFSQTISYYRNKNKKEKLENLRLLSKLNKNIQVLPDAIIICQADGEISWCNQVAQRMFDFYWHKKIQKNIFNIIFYKQFKHYFAQRKKNRPLVLFTYNKRYIEIHIHQYDPQTLLIIGRDITEMIKLLRSRQTFLSNINHELRTPLTILQGYLEILEDSPKQTVLQQKAIKAMQEQSFRMTHLLEQLNLLAKIETSSNKEHKLFNMSAMILSLQTEAEILNTYNHQISFNVIPNIEIWGNQDQLHSVVSNLIYNAIKHSGKECRIEIHWQPCEQGMEFSVKDNGIGIPDIHLPHLTERFYRVDESRSKKTGGSGLGLAIVKHALEQHNANLIITSQEGEGSCFSFILNQSLISND
- the gloB gene encoding hydroxyacylglutathione hydrolase, which gives rise to MLRIIPIPALSDNYIWAIIQHQDLIIVDPSEAKPVLDFIAKNSLNLTACLLTHNHHDHTDGVPEILQHYPNLPVYGPAEVAEFANNIVAPNESFKLFSYEVKVMESAGHTAGHISYLFGYDYLFCGDSLFSGGCGRVFTGDHQAQFEALQRFKALPDSVKVYPAHEYTQSNLKFATAVLPQSCALSEYQDYVEILRSQHKPTLPTTIGQEMKVNPFMQAVDLAEFIALRQQKDNF